Proteins encoded together in one Bactrocera neohumeralis isolate Rockhampton chromosome 4, APGP_CSIRO_Bneo_wtdbg2-racon-allhic-juicebox.fasta_v2, whole genome shotgun sequence window:
- the LOC126757300 gene encoding uncharacterized protein LOC126757300, with amino-acid sequence MAKIILICLLSVLACVSGQRITTIHLDGVQYFISRMNPYSPELNYFLAYQYCRSLGLQLASFETKEKAESMTTYLKNAGYGNYDFWTSGNRLGTGMFLWMSTGLPFNATFDFFENSADAIQAGLLDPVDHNSNTSPQRTARDSSSGAEKGCVILKQPTLKWMPEDCSAVKDFICEQTRCYYYNYGSIPVSSAQG; translated from the exons GTCAACGCATCACCACCATTCACCTGGATGGCGTACAATACTTCATTAGCCGCATGAATCCCTATTCGCCCGAACTCAACTACTTCCTCGCCTATCAGTATTGTCGTTCGTTGGGTCTGCAGTTGGCGTCGTTCGAAACGAAAGAGAAAGCCGAATCAATGACGACATATCTGAAGAATGCCGGTTATGGTAATTATGATTTCTGGACTTCCGGCAATCGTTTGGGCACCGGCATGTTCCTATGGATGAGCACTGGCCTGCCGTTTAATGCGACCTTTGACTTCTTCGAGAATTCAGCCGATGCCATACAGGCTGGTCTGCTCGATCCTGTTGATCACAATAGCAATACATCGCCACAACGGACGGCGCGCGACAG CAGTAGCGGCGCTGAAAAGGGTTGCGTCATTTTGAAACAACCCACATTGAAATGGATGCCCGAAGACTGTTCGGCTGTGAAAGATTTCATTTGCGAACAAACCCGATGCTATTACTACAATTACGGCAGTATTCCAGTGTCATCGGCGCAGGGGTAA